The Zestosphaera sp. genome includes a window with the following:
- the hxlB gene encoding 6-phospho-3-hexuloisomerase, whose product MQVFREAFTSISKFLTYSLSELSLEDIEKFINKLVSIYYDSKKILVLGAGRSGLVGKAFAMRLSHLGFNVYVFGETINPPINPGDALMAISGSGRTRLVVTAAEVAKTLGAIVISITTYPDSPLGRMSDVVIRVPGRTKISGEDDYNIRQLKGIYEPLAPLGTLFEITTLVMLDAVTAELMARLGKTEEDLKLRHANIE is encoded by the coding sequence GTGCAGGTATTCAGAGAGGCGTTCACAAGCATCTCTAAGTTCCTGACGTACTCGTTAAGCGAGCTGTCGCTAGAGGACATAGAGAAGTTCATTAATAAGCTTGTCAGCATCTACTACGACTCTAAGAAAATCCTGGTTCTAGGAGCAGGTAGGTCGGGATTGGTGGGCAAGGCCTTCGCCATGAGGCTCTCCCACCTCGGGTTCAACGTTTACGTCTTCGGAGAGACCATAAACCCGCCCATTAACCCGGGGGATGCGTTGATGGCCATATCGGGTTCCGGCAGAACTAGGTTAGTAGTCACCGCGGCGGAAGTCGCTAAAACGTTAGGCGCTATAGTCATTAGCATAACAACATACCCGGACTCCCCGTTGGGGAGGATGTCGGATGTGGTAATTAGAGTTCCCGGTAGAACTAAAATAAGCGGTGAGGACGACTATAACATTAGACAACTTAAAGGTATCTACGAACCGCTGGCCCCGCTGGGAACACTGTTTGAGATAACGACGTTGGTTATGCTGGATGCCGTGACTGCAGAACTGATGGCAAGACTTGGAAAGACCGAGGAAGATCTTAAACTGAGACACGCCAACATAGAGTAG
- a CDS encoding Glu/Leu/Phe/Val dehydrogenase produces the protein MSYLEWMLRVLKESIELAGLPHEVYDYMSKPDRVLMVKIPVRMDNGSLTLFEGYRVQHNNALGPYKGGIRFHPEVTLESDMALALGMTLKNSLAGIPYGGGKGAVKVDPKKLSLRELEQLSRGYARAIAPLIGDLVDIPAPDVGTNPQIMMWMIDEYSKLKGYNVPGVFTAKPPELWGNPVRMYSTGFGTVIAAKAAAEAWLGGLENRVISIHGFGNAGQYAAYWAKHYGAKVVAVSDTSGTVYDPNGLNVDTAIKVKNETGKIINYPGGEKLSDPDASLYVDADILIPAAIENVITGENVNKVKARLIVEAANGPTTPEAEKVLYDRKDFIAVVPDILANAGGVIMSYLEWVENLQWYFWDEEETRTRLALIMRGNFKRTADRWEKLKAERKDRKVTMRDAAFVLAVERVYKAMKLRGWL, from the coding sequence GTGTCTTACCTTGAGTGGATGTTAAGAGTTTTGAAGGAGTCGATCGAGCTAGCTGGATTACCTCACGAGGTCTACGATTACATGAGCAAACCTGACAGGGTCTTGATGGTCAAGATTCCAGTCAGGATGGATAACGGCAGTTTAACCCTCTTCGAGGGTTACAGAGTTCAGCATAATAACGCATTAGGCCCGTACAAGGGTGGTATAAGATTCCATCCCGAAGTTACCCTAGAAAGTGACATGGCGTTGGCTCTTGGTATGACTTTGAAGAATTCGCTGGCCGGGATACCCTATGGAGGCGGTAAGGGTGCAGTTAAGGTTGACCCTAAGAAACTATCTCTACGCGAGCTTGAGCAGTTAAGTCGAGGCTACGCTAGAGCTATAGCTCCCCTGATAGGCGACCTTGTAGATATTCCAGCACCTGACGTCGGCACAAACCCGCAGATAATGATGTGGATGATCGACGAATACAGTAAGCTGAAAGGGTATAATGTTCCTGGGGTATTTACCGCGAAGCCTCCAGAACTGTGGGGCAATCCGGTTAGAATGTATTCAACAGGCTTCGGCACCGTAATCGCTGCTAAGGCAGCAGCAGAGGCGTGGTTAGGCGGGCTTGAGAACAGGGTAATTTCCATTCACGGCTTCGGAAACGCAGGTCAGTACGCGGCTTACTGGGCTAAACACTACGGTGCTAAGGTAGTCGCGGTGAGTGATACTTCAGGCACTGTCTATGATCCTAACGGATTGAACGTAGACACCGCCATAAAGGTTAAGAACGAGACCGGTAAAATCATTAACTACCCAGGTGGTGAGAAATTAAGCGATCCTGATGCATCACTGTATGTAGATGCTGACATATTAATACCAGCGGCTATCGAGAACGTTATAACGGGTGAGAACGTCAACAAGGTGAAGGCAAGACTAATCGTTGAGGCGGCCAACGGACCCACAACCCCTGAGGCCGAGAAGGTACTCTATGATAGGAAGGATTTCATAGCCGTGGTGCCTGACATCTTGGCTAATGCCGGAGGCGTAATAATGTCCTACCTAGAGTGGGTTGAGAACCTGCAGTGGTATTTCTGGGATGAGGAAGAAACCAGAACTAGGCTAGCCCTGATAATGAGGGGCAACTTCAAGAGGACTGCAGATAGATGGGAGAAGCTAAAGGCTGAGAGAAAGGATAGAAAGGTAACAATGCGTGACGCTGCATTCGTTCTAGCCGTTGAGAGGGTTTACAAGGCCATGAAACTCCGTGGTTGGCTCTAA
- a CDS encoding site-2 protease family protein, which yields MSEPYIYIVVLLLVEALIYLVVRVKRSLRETLSRHGVNVDFLTVMIDLGDASRLHKVASFGRKPVRYVIFIAGIFNMAFLVAYLYLILASSLKGIFAAISSGGTPTSPFVPVIPGVTVGVDMLIPLLLSIGVAVGAHELMHAIAAFIEGVKIDSWGVGIFAIFPVAYVRPSETSFNEVPRRSRISVLSAGILGNSLLTLLCVGFIGILSQQVVVVPVIIDLDRSNPTLPAVQTNISTPSIILEVNGTKISSLNAFTSLLSEFYNHSLIIELKVEKCIVEGYKAVGTGIIDNYAMYKPAGSKLGVYLRELISSTTPDHVITTLTYLNWVFVVNFSLALINAAPLFITDGGRIVSEMLSRVSMKVNYLVQAVTSVAIVILLLIGLASYI from the coding sequence ATGAGCGAGCCGTACATCTACATAGTCGTCCTACTGCTAGTTGAGGCGTTGATCTACCTTGTTGTTAGGGTTAAGAGGAGCCTGCGTGAGACCTTGAGCAGGCACGGCGTTAATGTAGATTTCCTAACTGTGATGATAGACTTGGGCGATGCCTCCAGATTGCACAAGGTAGCGTCCTTCGGTAGAAAGCCTGTAAGATACGTCATCTTCATAGCCGGGATATTCAACATGGCATTCTTGGTAGCCTACCTCTACTTAATTTTGGCTAGCTCCTTAAAAGGCATATTTGCAGCGATTTCGTCTGGCGGGACCCCTACATCGCCTTTCGTGCCAGTGATACCTGGCGTCACTGTAGGCGTCGACATGCTGATCCCCCTGCTCCTGTCGATAGGCGTTGCTGTGGGTGCTCACGAGTTAATGCACGCTATAGCCGCTTTCATTGAGGGTGTTAAGATAGATTCTTGGGGTGTGGGGATCTTTGCCATATTCCCCGTAGCATACGTCAGGCCCTCCGAGACTTCCTTCAACGAAGTCCCCAGAAGGTCTAGGATTTCAGTACTCAGCGCAGGGATCCTGGGGAATTCACTACTAACACTTCTCTGCGTTGGCTTTATCGGTATTCTATCTCAGCAAGTGGTTGTGGTGCCGGTCATAATAGACCTTGACAGAAGCAACCCAACCCTCCCCGCTGTTCAAACTAACATATCGACGCCTTCCATAATTCTTGAGGTAAACGGAACTAAGATCTCAAGTCTCAACGCCTTCACCTCCCTGCTCAGCGAGTTCTATAATCATAGCTTGATCATTGAGTTGAAAGTAGAGAAATGTATTGTAGAGGGGTATAAGGCAGTGGGGACGGGGATTATTGACAACTACGCAATGTATAAGCCTGCAGGATCTAAGCTAGGCGTGTATTTAAGAGAGCTGATTTCGTCAACCACCCCAGATCACGTCATTACCACACTGACGTACCTTAATTGGGTCTTCGTGGTAAACTTTTCGCTAGCACTAATAAACGCCGCACCTCTCTTTATAACAGACGGGGGTAGAATAGTTTCAGAGATGCTAAGTAGGGTCAGCATGAAGGTTAACTATTTAGTGCAGGCAGTGACTTCAGTGGCTATAGTGATCCTACTCCTAATAGGATTAGCCAGTTACATCTAG
- a CDS encoding class II aldolase/adducin family protein, with translation MMVMEGCKDRLGIMSYVMKLAYEKNLINLLGGNASIRCGEGFFITPSQVPKNSLSIEDFVFIRLGDNQVISSSSRRPSIEWRMHKAVYVARPEAYAILHTHNPYTIALYDAGLRVDVTKFVEAYSIGECVETVPYKPAGSLELANSTAEALRRCRVAVLLNHGVISACKDLYSCLDALEALEDLSKITLVQHLLKLLSRAEPGSGRLPP, from the coding sequence ATGATGGTTATGGAGGGCTGTAAGGACAGGCTGGGCATAATGAGCTATGTTATGAAGTTAGCTTACGAGAAAAACCTCATCAACCTGCTGGGGGGTAACGCTAGCATTAGGTGTGGTGAAGGTTTCTTCATAACGCCCTCCCAAGTGCCTAAAAACTCCCTCAGCATAGAGGACTTCGTCTTCATAAGGCTGGGCGATAACCAGGTAATAAGTAGCTCAAGTAGAAGGCCCTCAATAGAGTGGAGGATGCACAAAGCCGTGTACGTCGCCAGACCTGAGGCTTACGCAATACTCCACACACATAATCCATACACCATCGCCCTCTACGACGCTGGACTAAGAGTAGACGTCACTAAGTTCGTAGAAGCATACTCGATCGGCGAGTGTGTTGAGACAGTTCCTTACAAGCCTGCAGGCTCTCTAGAGTTAGCTAACTCGACGGCAGAGGCGTTGAGAAGATGCAGGGTCGCAGTACTCTTAAACCACGGTGTCATCTCAGCATGTAAGGATCTCTACAGTTGTCTCGACGCGCTGGAAGCACTTGAAGACCTCAGCAAGATAACATTAGTACAGCACCTGCTGAAACTGTTAAGCCGCGCTGAACCTGGCTCAGGACGTCTCCCACCTTAA
- a CDS encoding protein kinase has translation MVSECHELLSFPNVKRDIIERRLAKLELLGYNGCRDLGDYTVGGLNVLGRGHSSVVFAAEFRGLDLAAVKVLRTDSKRDSLINECSLMKRAYPIAPKVHFCDDEFIVMELIRGVRLGELVNRVTRCEDLMLLCVRVLAASRYLDVKGVTHKELNILKKHVIIDELQRIRIVDFESGFTGFSCNVCRVFSSLIMRNHHIRGCCDLRQSSMETLLKLLRTYKENNSANAFVDLIRTLSAICQHNSCKCVD, from the coding sequence GTGGTTTCAGAGTGTCATGAATTACTGAGTTTTCCCAATGTTAAGAGGGACATCATTGAAAGGAGGCTTGCTAAGCTAGAGTTGCTGGGGTATAATGGATGCCGTGATTTGGGGGATTACACAGTGGGTGGTCTAAACGTCTTAGGTAGGGGGCATTCCTCAGTAGTTTTCGCAGCTGAGTTCAGAGGCCTTGATCTAGCCGCTGTTAAAGTGCTTAGAACTGACTCTAAACGTGATTCCCTGATTAATGAGTGCTCCTTGATGAAGAGGGCGTACCCCATAGCTCCTAAGGTGCATTTCTGCGATGATGAATTCATAGTAATGGAGTTGATAAGGGGGGTCAGACTGGGGGAATTAGTTAATCGCGTGACCAGGTGTGAAGATCTTATGTTACTCTGCGTCAGGGTTCTAGCTGCCTCACGCTACCTTGATGTGAAGGGGGTGACGCACAAGGAGCTAAATATCCTTAAGAAACACGTCATAATCGACGAACTCCAGAGAATCAGGATAGTCGATTTTGAATCCGGGTTTACGGGGTTCTCATGCAATGTCTGCAGGGTCTTCTCCTCCCTAATCATGAGGAATCACCATATCCGGGGGTGTTGCGATCTCCGACAGTCTTCAATGGAAACACTCCTGAAGCTACTAAGAACCTATAAGGAAAACAACTCAGCCAACGCGTTCGTAGATCTGATTAGGACCTTGTCTGCGATATGCCAACATAATTCGTGTAAATGCGTAGATTAG
- a CDS encoding sugar phosphate isomerase/epimerase, translating to MKLGLNTNVYIDYPLHEVIRRASAMGYEGVDVARTHLCGRYREVSEEDLVRAKGASTYYGISIYNIQGSWGPFLDVEFAKSRIELARKLDCPVVNLGAGLPYGPSDDFDDVLKKTITLLGELRDNAKSYGIEVAVEPEVRPYLSPQTPIINRYQTYEIILKELPGVWLVLDVEHAIVNHENPNYVIRKYKDYIRVIHLSDTIDGLHLHLVPGRGELDFYSILGSLIDVDYRGFISMEIYPHYREPDKAAYESIIYTQRVIMELSGKA from the coding sequence TTGAAGTTGGGTCTCAATACGAACGTGTATATCGATTATCCCCTTCACGAGGTAATAAGGAGAGCTTCAGCGATGGGTTATGAGGGAGTTGACGTAGCGCGTACCCATCTGTGCGGGAGGTATAGGGAGGTAAGCGAGGAAGATCTGGTCAGGGCTAAGGGGGCTTCCACCTACTATGGGATCTCTATATACAACATTCAAGGAAGTTGGGGTCCATTCCTTGATGTCGAATTCGCTAAGAGTAGAATAGAGTTAGCGAGGAAGCTAGATTGCCCTGTAGTTAACCTAGGTGCTGGACTCCCCTACGGACCTAGTGATGACTTTGACGACGTGTTGAAGAAAACCATCACCCTCCTTGGTGAACTCCGTGATAACGCTAAGAGTTACGGAATCGAGGTTGCTGTAGAGCCTGAGGTCAGGCCTTACTTGTCCCCGCAGACCCCCATAATTAACCGCTACCAAACTTACGAAATAATTCTAAAGGAGTTGCCCGGGGTTTGGCTGGTTTTAGACGTTGAGCACGCGATAGTGAATCATGAAAACCCTAACTACGTGATAAGGAAGTACAAGGATTATATAAGGGTGATACATCTCAGCGATACGATAGACGGACTTCACCTTCACTTAGTACCTGGGAGGGGAGAGCTCGACTTTTACTCCATCCTCGGAAGCCTCATAGATGTGGATTATAGAGGATTCATCTCTATGGAAATATATCCACACTATAGAGAACCGGATAAAGCAGCCTACGAAAGCATAATTTATACCCAAAGAGTTATTATGGAGTTAAGCGGGAAAGCGTGA